GCGCGAGGTGGGGGCCCCAACACGGCAGGCGCCGCGGACGGCACCCAGTGCCGTCCGCGGCGCCCGTTGTCCGGGAGCGATCCCTACTCGGCGAAGTGGCCCCGCTTCTCGTCGGCGGCTTTCTTGGCCCTGTCCTTGGCCTTGTCCGCCGCCTCCTTCGCCTTACCCTTGGCCTGGTCCGCCCGGCCCTTGTTGGCCAGACTGTCGTTGTCGACCGTCTTGCCGGCGGTCTCCTTGACCTTGCCCTTGATCTGGTCGAAGTTCGTCATCGTGCTCCCCCGTGTTTCAGGACCGATTGGTTACTGCCTCTCATAGCCAGAACCACCGGGGACCAACCGCCGCTTAGCTAACCTTAAGTTACTAAATGCCACTTCATGGTAACTGAGTGTGGTGGATGGTCAGGTCGTGACGCCGATGGAGTCCATGAGCATGGGGAGCGCGCGTTCCAGGCCGCGCTGCCAGTACGGCCAGCTGTGCGTGCCGGGCCCGTAGAAGTCGACCGCCACCTCGGCACCGTCCCTTCTGGCCCGTTCGACGAACGTGACGGCCTGGTGCAGCAGAGACGCCTCCCCCTCGTCCATGGCCGTCCCGGAGGAGTCCAGCGGGCCGGGAGACCCGTCCCCGCAGGAGACGAAGAGCCGTACTCCGCGTAGCCTCCCGGTCAGGTCGGCCGGGTTGTGCGCGGCCCATTCGGGACTGCGGGGATCGCCCCAGAGCTTCCCCGCGTCCTCGCCGCTCCGGTTGAGCAGCCAGTCGACGCCGCCGTTGCCGTCACGGGTGTGCAGCACGCCGGAGAAGGAGGCGGCGGCCTGGAACATGCCCGGATGACGGGCGGCGTAGGACATCGCGCCGAACCCGCCCATGGACGGTCCCGCCACCGCCCGCCGGTCCCCGGCGCCGTAGTCACGCTCCAGGATCCGGCGGACCTCGCTGAGGTGGAAGGTCTCCCAGTCGGGCCCCTCCCGCCAGTCGGAGTAGAAGCCGACCTCACCGCCCTCCGGCATGACCACGATCACCGGATAGCGCGAGGTGAGCCCGGCGGCCTCCCCCCGGATGGCCCACGCGTCGTAGTCGGGCTGGCAGCAGGCGTTCAGCAGGTACAGCACCGGCCACGGTCCCGAGCCCGGCCGCCAGCCTTCGGGCAGCAGCACCCTGACCATGCCCTTACGGCCGAGCGCGGCGGAGGTGACCGTGAGTACGAGGTCACGCTCGCTCCGCTGCTCGACCTGGACGGCCTGCCCTCCTACGGAGATGTCGGAGTCGGAGGAGGAGAACGGGACCAGCAAGGCCAGGAGCACGGCCGCCACCGCCGCTCCGGCCAGCAGGAGCACTCCCAGACGTACGGCTGTGCGGTTCACAGGTCCATCCTGACGCTCCGTGACCCTCCCGTGAAGCTCATCCGCCCGATGAGCGGTCGGAAGACCGCATGCCGAGCCGTCTCCCGGCCCTCGGCCTCTTCTGGGAATCAGCCGGTTCCCAGGAGCGCGATGAGGGTGAGGGTGGCCATGGACAGGAAGGTGGAGAGGAGGATGGCGTCGCGGGGCAGCTCGGTGGGACGGCCGTACTCGGCGGCGTAGACGTAGGTGTTCTGCGCGGTGGGAAGTCCCGCGAACAGGACGGCCGCGAAGAGCGCGGGGCCGTCGAGATGGAGGAGGCGACCGGCCAGGAAGGCCATCAGAGGCTGGAGGAGCAGCTTGAGCGCCACCACCGGGCCGGTTGCGCGCCAGGCGATCGCCGAGCCCTTCAGGGACATGCCCAGCGAGAAGAGAGCCAGGGGCACCGCGGCGCCGCCGAGGATCTCCAGGGGCCCCGACACCGGATCGGGCAGGTGCAGGCCGAGGGCGGACATGCCCAGGCCGAGGATCGAGGCCGCCACGATCGGCGTCCGCAACGGGGCCAGCAGGGACGAGCGTTCGGCTCCGAGGCCAAGGAAGATCAGCGGGGAGACCACCAGGATCTGGAAGACCATGACCGACACCACGAACGTCGCGTCGTGCAGGACGTACAGGCCGACGGGGATACCCAGGTTGCCGGAGTTGACGTAGGCCGACGACATCGCGCCGATCACCCGGTCGGGTAGCTTGCCGCGGATCAGGGCAAGCGCCGGCAGCCCGACGGCGAAGGTGCTGAGGGCGAAGGCGAGCAACGGGCGCGGCTGGATCTGGCCGAGCGGGGTACGGCTGAGCGTGGTGAACAGTACGGCCGGCATCGCGATGGTGAACGCGAACTCCGTGAGCGCCCGCTGGACATGCCCGCTCGCCACTCCGAAACGGGCGGCCAGCCAGCCGAGGGCACCAATGATCCAGATCGGGGTGAACGCCGCAATGATCGCCTGCACCCGGCACACCGTAGCCGGACCCGGCCCCTGGTCACGTCCGGGCCTCCGCCGGCCGGTTCTCGCCGACAGCATCGGGAAGCCCGCTCCGATCACCGATGAGGTGGAGAAGATCCTCGGCCGTCCCGCACACACCTACGCCGAGTGGGTCGCCGACGACGTCGCCGCCTTCCGGGGCTGACAAGGAGGGCGGCGCGGCGGTTCATGCTGACCTGCCGGGGTACGCCCGTGCCGCCGGGCCATCTCACGGATGGCGGGAAAGGGCAGGCGAAGGGAGACGGTGATGCGCGGGCTGGTGTGGATGAAGGATGAGGGCGCCGAATACGCGGAGGTCGACTTCGCGCAGGAGATGACGGCGGTCGGTGTGGCGATCGGCGCGGATCCGGTGCCCTACCGGCTGGAGTACACCCTGCGCACCCTTCCCGGGCACATCACCGAACTGCTCACCGTACGGGCTCACGGCGCGGGCTGGTCCCGGGCCCTCGACCTGCGCCGCTCCACCCAGGGCATCTGGTCGTGCGAGACCAAGGAGGAGGGGCACCTCGGCGGGCCGCCGCCGGGCGGGGACGTGAACGTCCTGAACGACGCGCTCGACTGCGATCTCGGGCTCTCGCCGCTGACGAACACCATGCCGGTCCTCCGCCACGGCCTTCACCGGGCCGGCGGGCACGTCGACCTCGTCATGGCCTGGGTCGAGGTCCCCTCCCTGCGCGTGATCCATTACCCGCAGCGCTACACCCACGTCCGTCCCAACGTCGTGCGCTACGAGAGCGAGGGCTTCAGCGCCGACCTCACCCTCGACGACGACGGTGTCGTCGTCGACTATCCGGGGCTGGCGAAGCTGATCACCCCCTGACGGCCCGTGGCCGCCGCCGCGACGCCAGGCGGTGGGCACGGGCCGTTGAGCCGGTCCGGCCGCCGTGGAGGGTGTTATCCGGCCAGGAGGTGCCGGTAGGCCGGTTCCAGGCCCGCCTCGGCGAGGATGCCGGCACCGGCGGTCTCACCGAGTGCCTGGTCGAAGCCGTCCTTCGGCAGCGTGCTGTTCTTCTCATAGACAACGCCCTCGGGCAGCGCGTCAAGGCCGATGGGGTCGGCGTCCCAGAAGTTGCCGGTGTAGACGACGTTCTCCAGCGGCGGCCAGACCTGGAGCACGGCCGTGTTGTCGCCACGGCAGACCACGTTGCCCTCGACCGTCGCCCACGCCGTGCCGTAGTCGGTGTAGAGCCCGAAGTTGTACGGCGTCAGCGTGTCGCGGATGACGTTGCCGCGCACGACCGTCCGGTCCGCGCCGGAGGTCCCCTGGCTGCTGGAGA
This DNA window, taken from Streptosporangium album, encodes the following:
- a CDS encoding CsbD family protein; this encodes MTNFDQIKGKVKETAGKTVDNDSLANKGRADQAKGKAKEAADKAKDRAKKAADEKRGHFAE
- a CDS encoding alpha/beta hydrolase, which gives rise to MNRTAVRLGVLLLAGAAVAAVLLALLVPFSSSDSDISVGGQAVQVEQRSERDLVLTVTSAALGRKGMVRVLLPEGWRPGSGPWPVLYLLNACCQPDYDAWAIRGEAAGLTSRYPVIVVMPEGGEVGFYSDWREGPDWETFHLSEVRRILERDYGAGDRRAVAGPSMGGFGAMSYAARHPGMFQAAASFSGVLHTRDGNGGVDWLLNRSGEDAGKLWGDPRSPEWAAHNPADLTGRLRGVRLFVSCGDGSPGPLDSSGTAMDEGEASLLHQAVTFVERARRDGAEVAVDFYGPGTHSWPYWQRGLERALPMLMDSIGVTT
- a CDS encoding AEC family transporter, with amino-acid sequence MQAIIAAFTPIWIIGALGWLAARFGVASGHVQRALTEFAFTIAMPAVLFTTLSRTPLGQIQPRPLLAFALSTFAVGLPALALIRGKLPDRVIGAMSSAYVNSGNLGIPVGLYVLHDATFVVSVMVFQILVVSPLIFLGLGAERSSLLAPLRTPIVAASILGLGMSALGLHLPDPVSGPLEILGGAAVPLALFSLGMSLKGSAIAWRATGPVVALKLLLQPLMAFLAGRLLHLDGPALFAAVLFAGLPTAQNTYVYAAEYGRPTELPRDAILLSTFLSMATLTLIALLGTG
- a CDS encoding putative glycolipid-binding domain-containing protein; this encodes MRGLVWMKDEGAEYAEVDFAQEMTAVGVAIGADPVPYRLEYTLRTLPGHITELLTVRAHGAGWSRALDLRRSTQGIWSCETKEEGHLGGPPPGGDVNVLNDALDCDLGLSPLTNTMPVLRHGLHRAGGHVDLVMAWVEVPSLRVIHYPQRYTHVRPNVVRYESEGFSADLTLDDDGVVVDYPGLAKLITP